In Vigna angularis cultivar LongXiaoDou No.4 chromosome 8, ASM1680809v1, whole genome shotgun sequence, one DNA window encodes the following:
- the LOC108343700 gene encoding glutathione hydrolase 3, protein MDSPLLLKSQVLPYKHKWIKIIFCAFVAATIVGVVVKDSTSYGILSGAEKYNEELTTSDEDIVESDVGVVATDDARCSAIGVSLIKQGGHAVDAAVAAALCIGVVLSASSGIGGGGFMVVRSSSTSQTQAFDMRETAPAAASQNMYEKNLKDKSLGVLSMGVPGELAGLHAAWLKHGRFPWKTLFQPAIELAKKGFEVSPTLGGFIAEDAKKILDDPGLRKLYAPEGTLLKEGDVCKNEELGRTLEVVAEQGPQAFYNGTIAEKLVKDIKEAGGILTMEDLRNYKVEIADAMTLNVMGYTIYGMPPPSSGTLALSLVLNILYSYGDPNAARGNLGLHRLIEALRFMFSVRMNLGDPNFVENIDDTISKMLSPSFAKEIQQMIFDNTTFPPEYYMSRWSQLRDHGTSHLCIVDADRNAVSLTSTVNYHFGAGFRSTSTGILVNNEMDDFSAPTEISPDKLPPAPANFIEPNKRPLSSMTPLIVTKNDELVGVLGGSGGMNIAPAVIQVFVNHFILGMKPLDAVLSPRIYHKLIPNVVSYENLTALNGDHIELSKERRIFLEERGHILSECGALAITQFVVQNPKTATDMNRKIGKNINLQSKHGTLIAVSDPRKGGCPAAV, encoded by the exons ATGGATTCTCCTTTGTTATTGAAATCCCAAGTTTTGCCTTACAAACACAAATGGATCAAAATCATCTTCTGCGCATTCGTGGCTGCCACAA ttGTTGGAGTAGTAGTCAAAGACAGCACCAGTTATGGAATACTATCAGGAGCAGAAAAATATAATGAAGAGTTGACAACCAGTGATGAAGATATTGTAGAATCAGATGTGGGAGTTGTTGCAACTGATGATGCTCGATGTTCTGCAATTGGTGTTTCATTGATTAAGCAGGGTGGACATGCTGTGGATGCTGCAGTGGCGGCTGCATTATGCATTGGTGTTGTTCTCTCAGCATCAAGTGGCATAGGGGGTGGCGGTTTCATGGTTGTTCGATCTTCTTCAACCTCCCAAACACAAGCTTTCGACATGAGAGAAACTGCTCCTGCAGCTGCTTCACAG AATATGTATGAGAAAAATCTCAAGGATAAGAGCTTAGGTGTATTGTCAATGGGAGTTCCTGGTGAATTGGCAGGCCTTCATGCAGCTTGGTTAAAGCATGGACGATTTCCATGGAAGACCTTATTCCAACCAGCTATAGAACTTGCTAAAAAGGGTTTTGAAGTGTCTCCTACTCTTGGAGGTTTCATAGCTGAAGATGCCAAAAAGATATTGGATGATCCTGGGTTAAGAAAGCTATATGCACCCGAAGGAACTTTGCTGAAAGAAGGGGATGTGTGTAAAAATGAGGAACTCGGTCGCACCTTGGAGGTAGTGGCAGAGCAAGGGCCACAAGCTTTCTACAATGGTACCATTGCTGAAAAGTTAGTGAAGGATATCAAAGAGGCTGGTGGCATTTTAACAATGGAAGATCTACGCAATTACAAGGTGGAAATAGCAGATGCAATGACTCTGAATGTGATGGGATACACCATATATGGAATGCCACCTCCTTCGTCTGGAACACTTGCTCTTTCACTG GTTCTAAACATCTTGTACAGTTATGGAGATCCTAATGCTGCAAGGGGAAATCTTGGTCTACATCGTCTAATAGAAGCTCTGAGATTCATGTTTTCTGTTAGAATGAACTTGGGTGACCCTAACTTCGTTGAAAACATTGATGATACTATATCCAAAATGCTTTCCCCATCTTTTGCCAAAGAAATTCAGCAAATGATTTTTGATAACACTACTTTCCCTCCAGAGTACTATATGAGCAG GTGGAGTCAACTGAGAGATCATGGAACAAGTCATTTGTGTATTGTTGATGCTGATAGAAATGCTGTATCACTAACATCAACAGTAAACTATCATTTTGGAGCTGGGTTTCGTTCTACTTCTACTGGTATTTTGGTCAACAATGAGATGGATGACTTCTCTGCACCCACTGAAATATCCCCTGATAAGCTGCCTCCAGCTCCAGCAAACTTTATTGAACCAAACAAAAGACCACTGTCTTCCATGACTCCTCTTATCGTCACAAAG AATGACGAGTTGGTTGGGGTGCTTGGAGGGAGCGGTGGAATGAACATTGCTCCAGCAGTGATTCAAGTCTTTGTTAATCATTTCATCTTGGGAATGAAACCCTTGGATGCAGTTCTGAGCCCAAGGATCTATCACAAG CTAATACCAAATGTAGTTAGTTATGAGAATTTGACTGCACTGAACGGTGATCACATTGAGCTTTCTAAAGAAAGAAGGATTTTCCTGGAAGAAAGAGGTCATATACTGAGTGAGTGTGGAGCTTTAGCTATCACTCAATTTGTTGTTCAAAATCCGAAAACTGCAACTGACATGAATAGGAAAATTGGTAAAAACATCAACTTACAATCAAAGCATGGTACTCTTATTGCCGTAAGTGATCCTCGAAAAGGTGGATGTCCGGCTGCTGTTTGA